Proteins encoded within one genomic window of Amycolatopsis sp. 2-15:
- a CDS encoding MarR family winged helix-turn-helix transcriptional regulator, translated as MPDPVADVERAMIAIRRSQQRRALTRIARDRGQHALDPVIELLDVVEDFADRGDPATVTSLATALGVDQPRASRLVARAVDQGDLQREADQSDGRRTVLVLTSAGRARLDALHTFRRTVFAEAMSPWSAEDRATFARLLTSFITNYEALCR; from the coding sequence ATGCCGGACCCGGTGGCCGACGTCGAGCGAGCCATGATCGCCATCCGCCGGAGCCAGCAGCGCCGTGCCCTCACTCGCATCGCCCGTGATCGTGGCCAGCACGCGCTCGACCCGGTGATTGAACTGCTCGACGTCGTCGAGGACTTCGCGGACCGGGGTGACCCGGCCACCGTCACGTCGCTGGCCACGGCGCTCGGCGTCGATCAGCCGCGCGCCAGCCGTCTCGTCGCCCGCGCCGTCGACCAGGGTGACCTGCAGCGGGAAGCCGACCAGTCCGACGGCCGTCGTACCGTCCTGGTCCTGACCTCGGCCGGCCGGGCCCGGCTGGACGCGCTGCACACGTTCCGCCGCACTGTCTTCGCGGAGGCGATGTCCCCGTGGAGCGCGGAGGACCGTGCGACGTTCGCCCGCCTGTTGACGAGTTTCATCACGAACTACGAGGCCCTTTGCCGCTGA
- a CDS encoding AI-2E family transporter, with product MTGRTDTVRPVSHPARGRREQPFLPETNDVTGLVPRGLRVAAALSWRFIVVIAALYAVIWLMGYLSAVVIPVSIALLLSALLAPAVEKLVHIRFPRGLATAIVLIAGLAVLGGLLTFVITQFSSGLPQLQQQLNNSLTQIKNWLTDGPIHLRQEQIQDFLSNAIGFIQNNQASLTNTALTTAGTVGEILTGFVLTLFVTIFFLAGGNQIWSFLVRGVPTRVRKRVDVAGRRGFASLVSYIRATAAVAVVDAVGIGIGLWIVGVPLVIPLATLVFLGAFIPIIGAVIAGSVAVLIALVTKGFIGAVIVLAIVIGVMQLESHVLQPLLLGRAVRLHPLAVVLAIATGLVAAGIAGALLAVPLLAVLNAGIRSLLHEHDPDPESVDVLHDQAAQPNDAEPGSDEAEVPTRGDDEEK from the coding sequence ATGACAGGGCGGACCGATACGGTGAGACCCGTGAGCCACCCAGCACGCGGACGGCGCGAGCAACCGTTCCTCCCCGAGACAAACGACGTCACGGGCCTTGTCCCGCGCGGGCTCCGGGTGGCCGCGGCCCTGAGCTGGCGGTTCATCGTCGTGATCGCTGCGCTGTACGCAGTGATCTGGCTGATGGGCTACCTGTCGGCGGTGGTCATCCCGGTCTCGATCGCGCTGCTGCTTTCGGCGCTGCTCGCGCCCGCCGTCGAGAAACTCGTGCACATCCGGTTCCCGCGCGGGCTCGCCACGGCGATCGTGCTGATCGCCGGGCTGGCGGTGCTGGGCGGGCTGCTCACGTTCGTGATCACGCAGTTCTCCAGTGGCCTGCCGCAGCTGCAGCAGCAGCTGAACAACAGCCTCACCCAGATCAAGAACTGGCTCACCGACGGGCCGATTCACCTGCGCCAGGAGCAGATCCAAGACTTCCTGAGCAACGCGATCGGCTTCATCCAGAACAACCAGGCCTCGCTCACGAACACCGCGCTGACCACGGCGGGCACCGTCGGCGAGATCCTCACCGGCTTCGTGCTCACGCTGTTCGTCACGATCTTCTTCCTGGCCGGTGGTAACCAGATCTGGTCGTTCCTGGTGCGCGGCGTCCCCACGCGCGTGCGCAAACGCGTGGACGTGGCCGGGCGCCGCGGTTTCGCATCGCTCGTCAGCTACATCCGCGCGACGGCCGCCGTGGCCGTGGTCGACGCCGTGGGCATCGGCATCGGGCTGTGGATCGTCGGTGTGCCACTGGTGATCCCGCTGGCGACGCTGGTGTTCCTCGGCGCGTTCATCCCGATCATCGGTGCGGTGATCGCGGGCAGCGTCGCGGTACTGATCGCGTTGGTGACCAAGGGTTTCATCGGCGCGGTGATCGTGCTGGCGATCGTGATCGGCGTGATGCAGCTGGAAAGCCACGTGCTGCAGCCGCTGCTGCTCGGGCGCGCCGTGCGGCTGCACCCGCTGGCCGTGGTGCTCGCGATCGCCACCGGGCTGGTCGCCGCGGGCATCGCCGGCGCGCTGCTGGCCGTGCCGCTGCTGGCCGTGCTCAACGCGGGCATCCGGTCGCTGCTGCACGAGCACGACCCCGATCCCGAGAGCGTCGACGTGCTCCACGACCAAGCGGCGCAACCCAACGACGCCGAGCCGGGCTCCGACGAAGCCGAAGTGCCGACTCGGGGCGACGACGAGGAGAAGTGA
- a CDS encoding DUF3558 domain-containing protein: MISRTVRIAAGTVAALAALTACSGESGGGTSPSSSAPASSPAAGSGPKVPAALPTDALLSDPCSVLTADGATQVGLALPGKKDTSSSQLTGCMWESTRSDQNSVAVYPLPQNKGGISDIYDQKAQDVYFEPVSIDGYPGVFADVQDGRPSGTCTLWVGVTDQLAVSVIPSIGVGDNKNNPCGIAQKFATAMVGHLKGAA, from the coding sequence ATGATCTCCCGCACCGTTCGCATCGCCGCCGGAACCGTCGCTGCGCTGGCCGCTCTCACGGCGTGCAGCGGTGAGAGCGGCGGCGGTACCAGCCCCTCGTCCTCGGCACCGGCGAGCAGTCCGGCAGCGGGGTCGGGTCCGAAGGTGCCGGCGGCGCTGCCCACCGACGCATTGCTGAGCGACCCGTGCAGTGTGTTGACGGCAGACGGGGCCACCCAGGTCGGACTGGCTTTGCCGGGCAAGAAGGACACCAGCAGCAGCCAGCTCACCGGGTGCATGTGGGAGTCGACCCGCAGTGATCAGAACTCTGTTGCGGTCTACCCGTTGCCGCAGAACAAGGGCGGCATCAGCGATATCTACGACCAGAAGGCCCAGGACGTCTACTTCGAGCCGGTGTCGATCGACGGTTACCCCGGGGTGTTCGCCGACGTCCAGGACGGCCGCCCCTCCGGCACCTGCACGCTCTGGGTCGGTGTCACCGACCAGCTCGCGGTGTCCGTGATCCCGTCGATCGGCGTTGGCGACAACAAGAACAACCCGTGCGGAATCGCGCAGAAGTTCGCGACCGCCATGGTCGGACACCTCAAGGGTGCGGCGTGA
- a CDS encoding response regulator: MTISVMVVDDHPIWRDGVARDLGENGFDVRATAPDAPAAVRIARTVRPDVVLMDLNLDGTSGVDATREITTELPDTRVLVLSASGEHSDVLEAVKAGASGYLVKSASVAELVDAVRRTAEGDPVFTAGLAGLVLGEYRRMADAPASAEPAPPRLTERETDVLRLVAKGLTARQIAERLVLSHRTVENHVQSTLRKLQLHNRVELARYAIEHGLDED, from the coding sequence ATGACGATTTCCGTGATGGTGGTCGACGACCACCCCATCTGGCGCGACGGCGTCGCCCGTGACCTGGGCGAAAACGGCTTCGACGTGCGCGCCACGGCGCCCGACGCCCCCGCCGCCGTGCGGATCGCGCGCACGGTCCGCCCGGACGTCGTCCTCATGGACCTCAACCTCGACGGCACCTCCGGCGTCGACGCGACGCGCGAGATCACCACCGAGCTGCCGGACACGCGCGTGCTGGTGCTGTCGGCTTCCGGCGAGCACTCCGACGTGCTCGAGGCGGTGAAGGCCGGCGCCTCGGGTTACCTCGTGAAGTCGGCGTCCGTGGCGGAGCTCGTGGACGCCGTCCGCCGCACGGCCGAGGGCGATCCCGTCTTCACGGCAGGTCTCGCCGGTCTGGTGCTGGGGGAGTACCGGCGGATGGCCGACGCGCCTGCGTCCGCGGAGCCGGCGCCGCCGCGGTTGACCGAACGCGAGACGGACGTGCTCCGGCTGGTCGCGAAGGGGCTGACCGCGCGCCAGATCGCGGAACGGCTGGTCCTTTCGCACCGGACGGTGGAGAACCACGTGCAGTCGACGCTGCGGAAGCTGCAGCTGCACAACCGCGTGGAGCTGGCGCGGTACGCGATCGAACACGGCCTCGACGAGGACTGA
- the dnaB gene encoding replicative DNA helicase, with protein MALTDDRGPMYDADSDPGPSDPGSGGFDRQPPQDMAAEQSVLGGMLLSKDAIADVIEALGPGDFYRPAHQAVYDCILDLYGRGEPADPITVSAELERRGELGRVGGAPYLHTLIATVPTAANAGYYAEIVAEKAVLRRLVEAGTRIVQYGYGAAAADGANIDEVVDRAQAAIYDVTERRTSEDYVALEDLLQPTMDEIDAIASRGGQSQGIPTGFADFDELTNGLHPGQMIIVAARPGVGKSTLGLDFVRSASIRHGLTSVIFSLEMSRTEIVMRMLSAEAKIRLADMRGGKMSDDDWTRLARRMSEVSEAPLFVDDSPNMTMMEIRAKARRLKQRHDLKLVVVDYLQLMTSGKRVESRQQEVSEFSRQLKLLAKEIEVPVIAISQLNRGPEQRTDKKPMLSDLRESGSLEQDADIVILINRPDAWERDDPRAGEADLILAKHRAGPTSTIVVAHQLHYSRFADLAHD; from the coding sequence GTGGCGCTGACCGACGACCGCGGTCCGATGTACGACGCGGACTCCGACCCGGGGCCGAGTGACCCGGGTTCGGGCGGGTTCGACCGGCAGCCGCCGCAAGACATGGCGGCGGAGCAGTCGGTGCTGGGCGGCATGCTGCTGTCGAAGGACGCGATCGCCGACGTGATCGAGGCGCTCGGGCCCGGCGACTTCTACCGGCCCGCGCACCAGGCCGTGTACGACTGCATCCTCGACCTCTACGGCCGCGGCGAGCCCGCCGACCCGATCACGGTGTCGGCGGAGCTGGAGCGCCGCGGCGAGCTCGGCCGCGTCGGCGGGGCGCCGTACCTGCACACGCTGATCGCGACCGTCCCCACCGCGGCCAACGCCGGCTACTACGCCGAGATCGTCGCCGAGAAGGCGGTGCTGCGCCGGCTCGTGGAGGCGGGCACGCGCATCGTGCAGTACGGCTACGGCGCGGCGGCCGCCGACGGCGCGAACATCGACGAGGTCGTCGACCGCGCGCAGGCCGCGATCTACGACGTCACCGAGCGCCGCACCAGCGAGGACTACGTCGCGCTCGAAGACCTCCTGCAGCCGACCATGGACGAGATCGACGCGATCGCGTCGCGCGGCGGGCAGTCGCAGGGCATCCCGACCGGGTTCGCCGACTTCGATGAGCTCACCAATGGCCTGCACCCAGGCCAGATGATCATCGTCGCCGCCCGTCCCGGTGTCGGTAAGTCGACGCTGGGCCTGGACTTCGTGCGGTCAGCCTCGATCCGCCACGGCCTGACCAGCGTCATCTTCTCGCTGGAAATGAGCCGCACCGAGATCGTGATGCGCATGCTCTCGGCCGAGGCCAAGATCCGCCTCGCCGACATGCGCGGTGGCAAGATGTCCGACGACGACTGGACCCGCCTGGCCCGCCGCATGAGCGAGGTCTCGGAGGCGCCGCTGTTCGTCGACGACTCGCCGAACATGACGATGATGGAGATCCGCGCCAAGGCCCGCCGGCTCAAGCAGCGCCACGACCTCAAGCTCGTGGTCGTCGACTACCTCCAGCTGATGACGTCGGGCAAGCGCGTCGAGTCCCGGCAGCAGGAAGTCTCGGAGTTCTCGCGGCAGCTCAAGCTGCTCGCGAAGGAGATCGAAGTGCCGGTCATCGCGATCTCCCAGCTCAACCGTGGTCCGGAACAGCGAACCGACAAGAAGCCGATGCTGTCCGACCTCCGTGAGTCCGGCTCCCTAGAACAGGACGCCGACATCGTCATCCTCATCAACCGCCCCGACGCCTGGGAACGCGACGACCCCCGTGCCGGCGAAGCCGACCTCATCCTCGCGAAGCACCGCGCCGGCCCGACGAGCACGATCGTCGTCGCGCACCAGCTGCACTACAGCCGCTTCGCCGACCTCGCGCACGACTAG
- a CDS encoding PE-PGRS family protein: MQTWAKRGLQTALVTGGLLMLGTGIASADENVNPDTPASPLDLNVTVPVDVDNNAIGTPLGQVDVPGYQGEVSTKPVTSAVKDALASAKAPGGAASNLTDSLPKADAPRQLTPTHDALKGNKVSGDLVVPIQIVDNAVGVLGDANVDGKSHEQTYSHNQDIATSGKNSGLAGNVVALDWALPVQLAGNGVGLAGGSGAVHGGSASQSTTETGNIDTTGKGSGLSGNVVAGQFATPVQVTGNAASWILGNGYSQYTADTSATSGGSALTDGKGGAGTGNVVGAPIALPVKFNGNAGGVWGSDADATSSSSADAKAGDERPGSLAGTPTYLETDGDQSFLGGNAAAAQLSPIANVASVAGSWIGNATTGMSPERSVGSSHSSTVDSGGFVKTSGQQAAGAGNVVDPAVALPVEACGVGGTYIGNAHAACDNTTDANAGDGSYTRGNDTVLGGNVVNSQVAGAPEVHGIGGSHIGNASGTSNETKTVTAGGYDGSQGNDSSGSGNVVQVPVGVPAEVFGVGGSFIGQGSADAHETKVVQGGGGGNTADDNGFLSSNLGTVPVSAPVQVFGIGGAFVGQGHGNASGDTTSGAGWDTHATGTKGAGAGNIIEAPVSLPVQGHGIGGAVAGIGTAQADNLTDSTAGGHASTDGQGGGLAGNIIKAPVGGAVNPSGVGVAGAALGHAAGSNDVASTAGGDSQTNGDAGAVAGNVIGADPLAAVPVVADSVSAAGVSSADSMNTQDVTAAGDDTTSGLEGSVSGNILDIPVSAVPHVVTNAVSAAGVAHATGDNNITATNGGTPTTDGDGSALSGYNFYHHLPVNVPVFGVPLELLGTATAEGTDNTVVSEPSIDTPLGNELGAAQLPALPALASLPTSGATPGLPALPGLPALPDAGALPGLPAMAMLPGAERADLPVSGLSGLNELGQLKGATSLPTVSGLGSGVHLPGLPFGGERADAPALPALPAQLPVKANLPTLQQLPAVTALPALPGVPATLPTSGVPALPTAGLPALPTLPAVPALPVAQVPALSGMDSSPLAMIQQLAAKVTGFFKK; encoded by the coding sequence ATGCAGACCTGGGCAAAGCGCGGACTCCAGACCGCGTTGGTCACGGGTGGGTTGTTGATGCTGGGCACCGGCATCGCCTCGGCCGACGAAAACGTCAACCCTGACACCCCGGCCTCCCCGCTCGACCTCAACGTCACCGTTCCGGTCGACGTCGACAACAACGCCATCGGCACCCCGCTGGGTCAGGTGGACGTCCCTGGTTACCAGGGTGAGGTCAGCACCAAGCCCGTCACCTCCGCTGTGAAGGACGCGCTCGCTTCGGCGAAGGCCCCCGGCGGTGCGGCGAGCAACCTGACGGACAGCCTGCCGAAGGCCGACGCGCCGCGGCAGCTGACGCCGACCCACGACGCCCTCAAGGGCAACAAGGTCTCCGGCGACCTCGTCGTGCCGATCCAGATCGTCGACAACGCCGTCGGTGTGCTGGGTGACGCGAACGTCGACGGCAAGTCGCACGAGCAGACCTACTCGCACAACCAGGACATCGCGACCTCCGGCAAGAACTCCGGGCTCGCGGGCAACGTCGTCGCCCTCGACTGGGCGCTCCCCGTGCAGCTGGCCGGCAACGGCGTCGGCCTCGCGGGCGGGTCCGGCGCGGTGCACGGCGGCTCGGCCAGCCAGAGCACCACCGAGACCGGCAACATCGACACCACCGGCAAGGGCTCCGGCCTGTCCGGCAACGTCGTCGCCGGCCAGTTCGCCACCCCGGTGCAGGTGACCGGCAACGCCGCGTCCTGGATCCTGGGCAACGGCTACAGCCAGTACACCGCCGACACCTCGGCGACCTCGGGCGGCTCCGCGCTGACCGACGGCAAGGGCGGCGCCGGCACCGGCAACGTGGTGGGCGCGCCCATCGCCCTGCCGGTGAAGTTCAACGGCAACGCCGGTGGCGTGTGGGGCTCGGACGCCGACGCGACGTCCTCCTCCTCGGCCGACGCGAAGGCCGGCGACGAGCGGCCGGGCAGCCTGGCCGGCACCCCGACCTACCTCGAGACCGACGGTGACCAGTCGTTCCTCGGCGGCAACGCCGCGGCGGCGCAGCTCAGCCCGATCGCGAACGTCGCGAGCGTGGCGGGTTCGTGGATCGGCAACGCGACGACGGGCATGTCGCCCGAGCGTTCGGTCGGCAGCTCGCACTCGAGCACCGTCGACTCCGGCGGCTTCGTCAAGACCTCGGGCCAGCAGGCCGCGGGCGCGGGCAACGTGGTCGACCCGGCCGTGGCCCTGCCCGTCGAGGCGTGCGGCGTCGGCGGCACCTACATCGGCAACGCGCACGCCGCGTGTGACAACACCACCGACGCCAACGCGGGCGACGGCAGCTACACCCGTGGCAACGACACCGTGCTGGGCGGCAACGTCGTCAACAGCCAGGTGGCGGGCGCTCCCGAGGTGCACGGCATCGGTGGCAGCCACATCGGCAACGCCTCCGGCACGTCGAACGAGACCAAGACCGTCACGGCCGGTGGCTACGACGGCAGCCAGGGCAACGACTCCTCGGGCTCGGGCAACGTCGTCCAGGTCCCGGTGGGCGTGCCCGCCGAGGTCTTCGGCGTGGGTGGCTCGTTCATCGGCCAGGGCTCGGCCGACGCGCACGAGACCAAGGTCGTCCAGGGCGGCGGCGGCGGCAACACCGCCGACGACAACGGCTTCCTCAGCTCGAACCTCGGCACCGTCCCGGTGTCGGCTCCGGTGCAGGTCTTCGGCATCGGCGGCGCGTTCGTGGGCCAGGGCCACGGCAACGCCTCCGGCGACACCACCTCGGGTGCCGGCTGGGACACGCACGCGACCGGCACCAAGGGTGCGGGCGCGGGCAACATCATCGAAGCTCCGGTCTCGCTGCCCGTCCAGGGCCACGGGATCGGCGGCGCGGTGGCCGGCATCGGCACCGCGCAGGCCGACAACCTGACCGACTCGACCGCGGGCGGCCACGCCAGCACCGACGGTCAGGGCGGCGGCCTCGCCGGCAACATCATCAAGGCGCCGGTCGGCGGTGCGGTGAACCCGTCGGGCGTCGGTGTCGCGGGTGCGGCGCTGGGCCACGCGGCCGGTTCGAACGACGTCGCGTCGACCGCGGGTGGCGACTCGCAGACCAACGGCGACGCCGGTGCGGTGGCGGGCAACGTCATCGGTGCCGACCCGCTGGCGGCCGTCCCGGTCGTGGCGGACTCGGTGTCCGCAGCGGGCGTGTCCTCCGCCGACAGCATGAACACGCAGGACGTGACCGCTGCCGGTGACGACACCACGTCGGGTCTCGAGGGCTCGGTTTCGGGCAACATCCTCGACATCCCCGTCAGCGCGGTGCCGCACGTGGTGACCAACGCCGTTTCCGCGGCCGGTGTCGCCCACGCGACCGGTGACAACAACATCACCGCGACCAACGGTGGGACCCCCACCACCGACGGTGACGGAAGTGCGCTCTCGGGCTACAACTTCTACCACCACCTGCCGGTCAACGTCCCGGTCTTCGGCGTCCCGCTGGAGCTGCTGGGCACCGCGACCGCGGAGGGCACCGACAACACCGTCGTGTCCGAGCCGTCGATCGACACCCCGCTCGGCAACGAGCTGGGCGCCGCTCAGCTGCCGGCGCTGCCGGCTCTGGCGTCGCTCCCGACCTCCGGCGCCACGCCGGGTCTGCCCGCGCTGCCGGGTCTGCCCGCCCTGCCGGACGCCGGTGCGCTGCCGGGTCTGCCCGCCATGGCGATGCTGCCGGGTGCCGAGCGCGCCGACCTGCCGGTCAGCGGGCTCTCGGGCCTGAACGAGCTGGGCCAGCTCAAGGGCGCCACCTCCCTGCCGACCGTGTCGGGTCTGGGCAGCGGCGTGCACCTGCCGGGTCTGCCCTTCGGTGGCGAGCGCGCCGACGCTCCGGCTCTGCCGGCGCTGCCCGCTCAGCTCCCGGTGAAGGCGAACCTGCCGACGCTGCAGCAGCTCCCCGCCGTGACGGCGCTGCCGGCTCTGCCGGGCGTGCCCGCCACGCTGCCGACGTCGGGTGTCCCGGCGCTGCCGACCGCGGGTCTGCCGGCTCTGCCGACGCTGCCCGCCGTCCCGGCGCTGCCCGTGGCTCAGGTCCCGGCGCTGTCGGGCATGGACTCCTCGCCCCTGGCGATGATCCAGCAGCTGGCCGCGAAGGTGACCGGCTTCTTCAAGAAGTGA
- a CDS encoding DUF3558 family protein, whose protein sequence is MPAPTQDLVSDPCSVLNAAEAAQVGLAYPGEQVTQTLVSCNWTSSGSNQNFVHDTPLPQNSGGISDVYAQKSNQAYFEPTDVDGYPAVYADAQDGRKSGSAPSGRESPTN, encoded by the coding sequence GTGCCCGCGCCCACTCAGGACTTGGTCAGCGACCCGTGCTCGGTGCTCAACGCCGCCGAAGCAGCTCAAGTCGGCCTCGCCTACCCCGGTGAGCAGGTCACCCAGACCCTGGTCAGCTGCAACTGGACGTCGTCCGGCAGCAATCAAAACTTTGTTCACGACACCCCGCTCCCGCAGAACAGCGGCGGAATCAGCGACGTCTACGCACAGAAGTCCAACCAGGCGTACTTCGAACCGACCGATGTCGACGGCTACCCGGCGGTCTACGCCGACGCACAGGACGGACGCAAGTCCGGCAGTGCACCCTCTGGGCGGGAGTCACCAACCAACTAG
- a CDS encoding ESX secretion-associated protein EspG: MITLDQPTKFTVPTLFTLIRRRGGEPHQTIADMATFYDPTAERRIDEDVNAVLTDLGLMGPRGMDRDLLALIESICHPQIEYYGWFDGQFEDGSPSNYAVLVGSGNGGGFALLRVVGEQTVTVVRQRPDLLLPTFLDLMPAGQGASGQPLVTSKSEFESGHAAGSEDVSQRSIMQTGPGRNEALAPLKEIQRILKAPRTGAGSLYVATRPNGGRRRRIPKPINFVDTAEGRWLMEERPGRDDSLIVFTPGTPKAIGDRLRTAQSALG; the protein is encoded by the coding sequence GTGATCACTCTCGACCAACCGACGAAGTTCACCGTCCCGACGCTGTTCACCCTGATCAGGCGCCGGGGCGGTGAGCCGCATCAGACCATCGCGGACATGGCGACCTTCTACGACCCGACGGCCGAACGCCGGATCGACGAGGACGTCAACGCGGTGCTCACCGACCTCGGGCTGATGGGGCCGCGCGGCATGGACCGCGACCTGCTGGCGCTCATCGAGTCGATCTGCCACCCGCAGATCGAGTACTACGGGTGGTTCGACGGGCAGTTCGAAGACGGCAGCCCCTCGAACTACGCCGTGCTGGTCGGGAGCGGGAACGGCGGCGGCTTCGCGCTGCTCCGAGTCGTCGGAGAGCAGACGGTCACCGTGGTGCGGCAGCGGCCGGACCTGCTGCTTCCGACGTTCCTGGACCTCATGCCCGCAGGCCAGGGTGCGTCCGGGCAGCCGCTGGTCACCAGCAAGAGCGAATTCGAAAGCGGGCACGCCGCGGGGTCCGAGGACGTGTCGCAGCGTTCGATCATGCAGACGGGGCCCGGGCGGAACGAGGCGCTCGCGCCGCTGAAGGAGATTCAGCGGATCCTCAAGGCGCCGCGGACCGGGGCGGGGTCGTTGTACGTCGCGACGCGGCCGAACGGGGGGCGGCGCCGGCGGATTCCGAAGCCGATCAACTTCGTGGACACCGCCGAGGGGCGCTGGCTGATGGAGGAGCGGCCCGGCCGGGACGACTCCCTCATCGTGTTCACGCCGGGCACGCCGAAGGCGATCGGGGATCGGTTGCGGACCGCGCAGAGCGCGCTGGGCTGA
- a CDS encoding dioxygenase family protein, whose protein sequence is MARTPVLYLSHGAPPLTDDARWTRQLAGWSADLPKPQAILVVSAHWEEAPLTLAATETVPLVYDFWGFPDRFYQVKYAAPGAPALAAKVRKLLSSTTPVHDAPDRGLDHGAYVPLVEMYPDADIPVLQVSMPSLDPQVLFDLGRKLAPLRDEGVLIIGSGFFTHNLSAMRETDGTDGTPPRWSTEFDHWGDEVISRGDVDALLDFQHKAPAAAVAHPRIEHFAPLFVTLGASETTGRTVIDGFWHGLAKRSLEFS, encoded by the coding sequence ATGGCCCGCACCCCGGTTCTCTACCTCAGCCACGGTGCGCCGCCGCTCACGGACGACGCGCGGTGGACGCGGCAGCTCGCCGGCTGGTCCGCGGACCTGCCGAAGCCCCAGGCCATCCTCGTCGTCTCGGCGCACTGGGAAGAGGCCCCGCTGACGCTCGCGGCGACCGAGACCGTCCCCCTCGTCTACGACTTCTGGGGCTTCCCCGACCGCTTCTACCAGGTGAAATACGCCGCACCTGGCGCACCCGCGCTGGCCGCGAAGGTCCGCAAGCTGCTGAGCTCAACCACGCCGGTGCACGACGCGCCGGACCGCGGTCTCGACCACGGCGCGTACGTGCCGCTCGTCGAGATGTACCCCGACGCCGATATCCCCGTGCTGCAGGTCTCGATGCCGTCGCTCGACCCGCAGGTGCTGTTCGACCTCGGCCGCAAGCTCGCGCCGCTGCGCGACGAAGGCGTGCTGATCATCGGCAGCGGTTTCTTCACCCACAACCTCAGCGCCATGCGCGAGACCGACGGCACCGACGGCACGCCGCCGCGGTGGTCCACCGAGTTCGACCACTGGGGCGACGAGGTCATCAGCCGAGGCGACGTCGACGCACTGCTCGACTTCCAGCACAAGGCCCCGGCCGCCGCCGTCGCGCACCCGCGCATCGAGCACTTCGCGCCGCTGTTCGTCACGCTCGGCGCGAGCGAAACGACCGGCCGCACCGTGATCGACGGGTTCTGGCACGGCCTCGCGAAGCGTTCGCTCGAATTTTCCTGA
- the macS gene encoding MacS family sensor histidine kinase, with the protein MSTPATRDPATPLWRGVVLLRVVTWAFALGVVIVHRSEFQRAWLAWAVVGAMGGWTLVSGLAYLREGGRWRWLVVLDVVLTTGLMLLSPFILSPTQYAEAAPLITTVWAAVGPIAAATRFGAGGGVLAGLVVAIGTGIARERLDLDVFRDGVLLCASSVLIGMAATTARRSAEALALALRTEAATAERERLARSIHDSVLQVLARVRRRGMKVGGEAADLARLAGEQEIALRALVTTEPSWAVASNGTADLRSALQLLATPSVQVATPAGTVDLPAHVTSELVAVTREALSNVEKHAGPDARAWVLLEDLGGEIVVSIRDDGPGIPEGRLARAEADGHLGVVESIRGRVRDLGGTAALDSAPGRGTEWEVRVPNTPVPNKSGPNKALPNKTRGRR; encoded by the coding sequence GTGAGCACGCCGGCCACCCGCGACCCGGCAACGCCGCTGTGGCGCGGGGTCGTGCTGCTGCGTGTGGTCACGTGGGCGTTCGCGCTCGGCGTGGTGATCGTCCACCGCAGTGAGTTCCAGCGTGCGTGGCTGGCGTGGGCCGTCGTCGGCGCGATGGGCGGCTGGACGCTGGTGTCGGGCCTCGCCTACCTGCGTGAAGGCGGCCGGTGGCGGTGGCTGGTGGTGCTCGACGTCGTGCTGACGACGGGGCTGATGTTGTTGTCGCCCTTCATCTTGTCGCCGACGCAGTACGCCGAGGCCGCGCCGCTGATCACCACGGTGTGGGCCGCGGTGGGACCGATCGCGGCGGCGACGCGCTTCGGCGCGGGCGGCGGGGTGCTGGCGGGACTCGTGGTCGCCATCGGCACCGGCATCGCGCGCGAACGACTGGACCTCGACGTCTTCCGTGACGGCGTGCTGCTTTGCGCGAGCAGTGTGCTGATCGGCATGGCGGCCACCACGGCACGGCGTTCGGCGGAGGCGCTCGCGTTGGCGTTGCGCACGGAAGCCGCGACGGCCGAACGGGAACGGCTCGCGCGCTCGATCCACGACAGCGTGCTTCAGGTCCTCGCGCGCGTGCGCCGGCGTGGCATGAAGGTCGGCGGCGAGGCGGCCGACCTGGCGCGGCTGGCGGGTGAGCAGGAGATCGCGTTGCGCGCCTTGGTGACCACCGAGCCGTCGTGGGCGGTGGCGAGCAACGGGACCGCGGACCTGCGTTCGGCGTTGCAGCTGCTCGCCACGCCTTCGGTTCAGGTCGCGACGCCCGCGGGCACGGTCGACCTGCCGGCGCACGTGACTTCGGAACTGGTGGCCGTCACGCGCGAGGCACTGTCCAATGTGGAGAAGCACGCGGGTCCCGATGCCCGCGCGTGGGTGCTGCTGGAGGACCTGGGCGGCGAGATCGTGGTGAGCATTCGCGACGACGGCCCGGGCATTCCCGAAGGCCGGCTGGCGCGCGCGGAGGCCGACGGGCACCTGGGTGTGGTGGAGTCCATCCGGGGCCGGGTGCGTGATCTCGGCGGCACCGCCGCCCTGGACAGCGCTCCGGGCCGCGGCACGGAGTGGGAGGTGCGCGTGCCGAACACGCCGGTCCCGAACAAGAGCGGGCCGAACAAAGCCCTGCCGAACAAGACGAGGGGCAGACGATGA